TTCCCAGAGGTCGGTCTTGACCTCCTGCAGTTTGGGCGCCAGCGACGAGGCAAGCCAGCCTCGCAGCTTGGGCACCGACAGGAACACCCCCACCAGCCCGAGGGCGACGCCGGCCACCAGATAGAGCACGGTCGCGCTGGGCACGAAATGCGACAGGTTCGCCGACGCCCCGGCAATGGTCGTGAACAGGATCAGCAGCACCACGTGCACCAGCACCTGAACGCTCTGCTGCAGCGCGACCGCCGCGGTGGCGCGCATGGTGGACAGGCCGCCCTTCTGCAGCACGCGGGTACTCAGTGCCAGGCCGCCGACGCCGGCGGGCGTCGTGGTGGCGGCGAAGGTGTTGGCCACCTGCATGATGGCCAGGTGGCGGTAGGCCACCAGCCCGTCCGCGCACGCCCACAACGCGCCGGCGGCACCCAGATAGCGCAGTGCCGACACCCCGAGCCCGACCAGCGCCCACCACCAGTTCGCGTTGCCGAGTTCGTCGAAGAACGCGGGCACGGTGCTGATGAAGGGGTAGGCCACGTAGACCAGCGCCACCAGCAGCACCAGCTGGATGAGCTGGATGCGGGTGAACCGGGTGATGGTCTCGGTGCGGATGTTGTCGGCCCCGGTCTGGTGTTGGACCTGTGCGCGGGCCGCCTCGATGACGGCCTTCGGGTCGTCGACCGAATCCCGGATCCGGGCGGGTACGGCGGTCTTGGTGAGCCGCCGCGACGCGGTCAGCACGGTGTCGCGGCCGAGGGTCTCGATGGCCGCGGCGACCGCGGATTGCGGGTCGTACATCGCCGAGGTGGTCACCAGCAGTTGGGCGATATCGGATTGCAGCTGCGCGTCGGTGGCGCCGTATTCGGCGTTGACGAACCCGCCGAACTGGACCTGCCCGTCGTGCACGGTGATCTCCCCGCAGCACAGGTCGCCGTGGGAGATCTGGTTGTCGTGCAATACCCGCAGCGCCTCCCATACGGCGGTCACCGGCGCGGCGTCGGCGCTCAGCGGAACACCGCGCGCGGGTTTGCGGGCATACAGCGTCCAGCCACGGTCGAGTGCGCTGACCGACACCGAGGAGATGTTGGACCGCCCCAGGGTGTCGATCGCGATGGCCATCAGCGCGCGATGCTCGATGGTGCGCCGCATGGAGGCGTGCAGCGGGGCGGTTTCGTCGCTGCGCAACCGAACTTTTCGCCACAGTTGGCTCAGCGCGCCGCCGCTGCGCTGGTTGGGTCCGTACAGCTCGACGACGGCGGTGCTGTCGGGACCGGTGGCCGCCAGCACCAGTGCGCCCTCACTGGGCGCCCGGATGACGGCCAGGGCGGAGACGACGAAACCGCGGCGGGCCAGCGCGCGCACGGCGCCATCGAGCGGGACCTCCAGAGCGGGGGTGCCGACCACCCAGACCACCAGGGCGCCGACGAACCAGCCGACCGCCAATCCGAGCAGTGTGCGGGCAGGCACGACGGCACTGACGAACAGGTGGATCGGCACGAACGCCAACAGCAGCGCCCACCAGTACCGGCGCAGCCGGCGGGACAACCACGGCCCCGAGACGGTCAGCACCGCGGCCAGCAAGGCGACCCAGCGCGGATCGTCGAGGAACTGCGAGAGCTGGGTGTCGAGCCGGTCGCCGAGGTCGAAATGCCACTGCGGCGCCGCGATTCCGCGGCCGGTGATCGACAGCGCCAGCACCGCGATCAGGCCGGCGGCACCGTAGGCCGCCAGCAGCCGCCAGT
This DNA window, taken from Mycolicibacterium neoaurum, encodes the following:
- a CDS encoding lysylphosphatidylglycerol synthase transmembrane domain-containing protein, which encodes MRVDGRDISVTGSLLQPLTRRTNEILRVVLSAVFLAVVITSSLITRNDWVALERSISEIIGVLTPTQSNLVYLAYGVAILALPFVILVQLIIGRHWRLLAAYGAAGLIAVLALSITGRGIAAPQWHFDLGDRLDTQLSQFLDDPRWVALLAAVLTVSGPWLSRRLRRYWWALLLAFVPIHLFVSAVVPARTLLGLAVGWFVGALVVWVVGTPALEVPLDGAVRALARRGFVVSALAVIRAPSEGALVLAATGPDSTAVVELYGPNQRSGGALSQLWRKVRLRSDETAPLHASMRRTIEHRALMAIAIDTLGRSNISSVSVSALDRGWTLYARKPARGVPLSADAAPVTAVWEALRVLHDNQISHGDLCCGEITVHDGQVQFGGFVNAEYGATDAQLQSDIAQLLVTTSAMYDPQSAVAAAIETLGRDTVLTASRRLTKTAVPARIRDSVDDPKAVIEAARAQVQHQTGADNIRTETITRFTRIQLIQLVLLVALVYVAYPFISTVPAFFDELGNANWWWALVGLGVSALRYLGAAGALWACADGLVAYRHLAIMQVANTFAATTTPAGVGGLALSTRVLQKGGLSTMRATAAVALQQSVQVLVHVVLLILFTTIAGASANLSHFVPSATVLYLVAGVALGLVGVFLSVPKLRGWLASSLAPKLQEVKTDLWELSKEPKRLALIVLGAAGTTLGSALALWASIEAFGGDTSFVTVTVVTMIGGTLASAAPTPGGVGAVEAALIGGLAAFGVPAAIAVPAVLLYRVLTCWLPVFVGWPVMRWLTRKDMI